The Streptomyces collinus DNA segment TCCTCACCGACTTCGGCATCGCGGCCATCAGGGAGTCGACCTCCCTGACCGTGACCGGATCCATCATCGGCACACCCGACTACATGGCGCCCGAGCGCATCACCGGCGGCGAGGGCGGCCCCGGCTCCGACCTGTGGTCGCTGGCGATGATGCTGTACGTCGCAGTCGAAGGACACCACCCGCTGCGCAGGGGAACCACCCTCGCGACGCTCGCGGCTCTGCTGAGCGAGGAGCTTCCGCCGCCCCTGCGGGCCGGAGCGCTGACCGGCTTCCTGAACGCCGTGCTCGTCAAGGATCCGGTGCGCAGAGCGGACGCGGAGACCGCCGACCGGATGCTCGCCGAAGCGGCCGAGGGCCGCGGCGCGGCTCCCGGCGCTCTCGACGGGGCGGGCGCGACCACCTCGTACCGGCTTGCCCCTCCGCCGGTGCCGACCCCCACACCCTCGGTGCCGGCCGGGTTCGGACCGCCCGTGGGCTTCGGCCCGCCGACCGGCTTCGGCCCCACGGGACCGCACGACGCCGTGCCCGGCCCCACGGGGCCGTCGACCCCCTACCCGATGGGCCCCACCGGGCCGTCGACCCCCGCCCCGACCCCCTACCCGATGGGCCCCACCCGGCCGACGCGGCCACGATCGGGAAACCGGACGAAGAGCCGCATCACGATCGCTTCCTCCGTCGTCGCGACCGTGCTGGCAGGAGTCCTGACGTGGACCCTGCTGCCCGACGGCGGGCAGAACGACGATGCCAAAGCAGCCGATCCGACCGCCTCGGCCTCGACCGCCGCGAAGGACCCTGCCTCCGCACCGCCGAGAGCGTCCCGGACGGCATCGGTGCCCCAGGCCGACGCCAAGACGGACCTGCTGACCCCGGACGGCATCCGGACGGCGGTGAAGGAGATCAAAGCCGCGACCGGCACGGACCGGGCGTGCGACCTCACCGTCTACCCCGGTTACGTGTCCGCGGAAATCATGGTCAAGGGCAGCGACACCAAGTACGACAGCTACACCTACCGCCCGGGCGAAGGCGTCAGGAAGGGCATCATCAGCAGCGCACTCATCGGTGGCGAACGCCCGTTCAGCCTGGACGACTTCGACTGGGACGTCCTTCCCCCCTTGCTGAAGCGGGCGGAGAAGGACCTGAACGTGCAGCGGCCGACCATGCGCTACGTCCTGGTCCGTCCGGCGGACGACACCTTCGGCACCCCGCTGGGACTGGCCGTCTATCTCGCCGACGAGCACGTCACCGGCTATCTGGACGCCGACCTCAAGGGCAAGGTGACCCGGGTCATGCCGGCCCAGGACTGATCCTCGAACGCTCACTTCTGCACCTCACCACGACCGACCGTTTGCAGAGCGTGAGCCCGAGGTGCGTGCATGGGCTGCTGGCGTGCCTGTGTCTGTCGGGTGGGGGGGGTGGGCCATGTGCTGGATGCGGCGATGCTTATGGGCTGTTGGTGGGTGGCCTGTTGCCAGAAGGTGGCCTGGCCTGCGGCGTCACTCCGTGGGCAGGGCGAGCGCCACCTTGCCGGTGGCGCGGCCGTCGAGAAGGTGTCGGATGGCCGCGGCGGTCTCGGCGAGCGGGAAGACACGGTCCACGACAGGCGTGAGCGTGCCCGCGTCGATGAGAACGGTCAGGTCGCGCAGCCCGTCCGCGTGCTCGGAGGAGATGAAGGTGCCCAGGTGCTGTCCGGTGAACGGGGAGAGCATGTGTGCGCGCAGCTGCCGGTCGGTGCCCCCGAGCCAGCGGCCGTCCGTTTCACCACCGGTGATGACCAGCCTGCCGCGGGGCGTGAGGGCCCGGCGCAGATCCCGCAGACCACGCTGGCCCGCTATGTCGATGATGGCGTCGTAACGTCGCGGGGCGGCGAGGAAGTCCTCGCGCGTGTAGTCGATCACATGGTCGGCGCCCAGGGCTCGTACGGCGTCGAGTTTGGGGGTGCTGGCGACGGCGGTGACCCGGGCGCCGAAGGCGTGGGCGAGTTGGACCGCGAAGGTGCCTACACCGCCGGCGGCTCCCGTGATCAGGACCTGCTGGCCTTCTTGGATCTTGGCCCTGTCGCGAACCGCCTGGAGTGCGGTGAGCGCGCTGACGGGCACCGTCGCCGCCTCCTCGAAGGTGAGTCCTGGCGGCTTGGCGGCGATTCTGTCAGGACGGGTGGCGGCGTACTCGGCGAATGCGGCCACTGCGGTGCCGTAGACGTGATCGCCGGGCGCGAAGTCGGTCACTTCGGGGCCGACCGCTTCGACGACGCCGGCGATGTTGCGGCCGGGATTGGGGAGCTTCGGCCTGCGCAGGCCGCTCACAGGCCGGACCGCGTAGGGCAGGCCGGCCATCATGTGCCAGGTGCCCCGGTCCACACTGGAGGCGCGCACGCGGACCAGCACCTCGGTCGGCTCGATGGCGGGCCGAGCGAGCCGACCCGTGCGCAGCACGGCTTCCGGTTCGGCGCCGTAACGCTGCTGTACGACTGCCGTCATCGTGGTGGTCTCGCCGGCGGTTGCGATCCGCTCACTCATGTTCCGCATGATCCCTGCTCCCATTCGTGCCGACCGCATACTTACGCCGTAAGTACAGCACTTACGGCGTAAGCTCGTCAATGCTGGGAGCCCGAGAGGAAGTGATGTCCACCGTGACCCGACGTACCGTCCGGCAGGCGAGCCGCGAGACGCTCACCCGGCAGCGGGTGCTGCATGCCGCAGTCGAACTGGCCGACGCCGGCGGCCTGGAGACACTCAGCATGCGCAAGCTCGGCGAGGCCGTCGGAGTCGAGGCGATGTCCTTGTACAACCACGTGGCCAACAAGGAGGACCTGATCGACGGCATGGTCGACCTGGTGTTCGGCGAGGTCGAGCTGCCCAC contains these protein-coding regions:
- a CDS encoding serine/threonine-protein kinase gives rise to the protein MNDGESGRRVIDGRFELQGRLGGGGMGMVWRARDLVLDRDVALKDVRPTDPGLAEYDPPAAATLRARVLREARALARVNHHNVVTIHHVVDTDAYAYPWLVMELVTGGSLQDRLDKGPLEPVEAARLGREVLAALRAAHDVGIQHRDVKPANVLMRPDGRPVLTDFGIAAIRESTSLTVTGSIIGTPDYMAPERITGGEGGPGSDLWSLAMMLYVAVEGHHPLRRGTTLATLAALLSEELPPPLRAGALTGFLNAVLVKDPVRRADAETADRMLAEAAEGRGAAPGALDGAGATTSYRLAPPPVPTPTPSVPAGFGPPVGFGPPTGFGPTGPHDAVPGPTGPSTPYPMGPTGPSTPAPTPYPMGPTRPTRPRSGNRTKSRITIASSVVATVLAGVLTWTLLPDGGQNDDAKAADPTASASTAAKDPASAPPRASRTASVPQADAKTDLLTPDGIRTAVKEIKAATGTDRACDLTVYPGYVSAEIMVKGSDTKYDSYTYRPGEGVRKGIISSALIGGERPFSLDDFDWDVLPPLLKRAEKDLNVQRPTMRYVLVRPADDTFGTPLGLAVYLADEHVTGYLDADLKGKVTRVMPAQD
- a CDS encoding NAD(P)-dependent alcohol dehydrogenase, producing the protein MSERIATAGETTTMTAVVQQRYGAEPEAVLRTGRLARPAIEPTEVLVRVRASSVDRGTWHMMAGLPYAVRPVSGLRRPKLPNPGRNIAGVVEAVGPEVTDFAPGDHVYGTAVAAFAEYAATRPDRIAAKPPGLTFEEAATVPVSALTALQAVRDRAKIQEGQQVLITGAAGGVGTFAVQLAHAFGARVTAVASTPKLDAVRALGADHVIDYTREDFLAAPRRYDAIIDIAGQRGLRDLRRALTPRGRLVITGGETDGRWLGGTDRQLRAHMLSPFTGQHLGTFISSEHADGLRDLTVLIDAGTLTPVVDRVFPLAETAAAIRHLLDGRATGKVALALPTE